A stretch of Pomacea canaliculata isolate SZHN2017 linkage group LG6, ASM307304v1, whole genome shotgun sequence DNA encodes these proteins:
- the LOC112566938 gene encoding midasin-like — MTYSEHSICLYEVADSLQPIAWHLQQHGWGACGRGSVPSSHHGQNVVSSPISLHRTVRKGFLPSCEYSDEIGQEGATEFVDIEGGGLGEGEGAKDVSDQIESEDQLDEARRPDEEKSDQPEHQPDIAPEDNAIEMSEDFDGKPQDLEPVEGNDVASDNEEEMEKQMGDVDGPDDNRLDEQMWASDEEEDDSGKEQLSGNEGGGERMDEEKNQEKSKERKPHELDQIDEPEYDEDRVDPNHGDQNQQQEPEQLDLPDDLNLDQDEEDEGAGDEGEGLPNQPEDVCPIEDMEEKVPEEGKDNGDDKEEKQGEEKDKDGEDNTEERKEDSEELAANEEPQEQNTVDDQDEGQQTSEEKDDINVDECAVDESQKQQEEDENKKGENGFAPQEQDKDLTGPENPDVQQDEQEIPERAEEHGWTSHDTACAMQSEAAEDQIAGQEETQEKQGVGTANPNQQEGHQGSVSATATESRASQENRQVQRKPGQSKSDRSLGNADEQFRRLKTTDKTLQQPVDEKDEKVNQADVYEHITEDVVHADAQTIDAATAQQQNQQKINNKLEDEDESNASDTDMQVEEKEEDNSEVQDKIAKNPSKKQPREANQPGKEESMEVGKIEVAGSKVLTLGAERPPESTIHTQLEHLSLDIGGQGVDIEKLRNQLEDSMSFVATSRCI, encoded by the exons ATGACCTACAGTGAACACAGCATCTGTCTGTATGAAGTTGCTGACTCGCTGCAGCCCATTGCTTGGCATCTACAGCAACATGGTTGGGGTGCATGTGGCAGAGGCTCTGTGCCTTCATCGCACCATGGGCAAAATGTTGTCAGTTCTCCTATCAGTCTTCACAGAACTGTCAGAAAAG GGTTTCTGCCTTCCTGCGAGTACAGCGATGAGATCGGACAAGAAGGAGCCACTGAGTTTGTTGATATTGAAGGCGGAGGTTTGGGGGAAGGCGAGGGAGCAAAAGATGTCAGCGATCAGATTGAATCAGAAGATCAG CTTGATGAGGCTCGAAGGCCtgatgaggaaaaaagtgaccaGCCAGAACACCAACCAGATATTGCTCCAGAGGACAATGCCATTGAAATGTCAGAGGATTTTGATGGCAAACCTCAAGACCTTGAGCCAGTGG AGGGAAATGACGTTGCCTCTGACAATGAGGAGGAAATGGAGAAGCAGATGGGTGATGTCGATGGACCTGATGACAACAGACTTGACGAGCAGATGTGGGCcagtgatgaggaagaggatgaCAGTGGAAAG gAACAGTTGAGTGGgaatgagggaggaggagaaaggatGGACGAAgagaaaaatcaagaaaagagCAAGGAGCGCAAGCCACATGAGCTGGACCAGATCGACGAG CCTGAGTATGATGAGGACAGAGTTGATCCTAACCATGGAGACCAAAACCAACAACAGGAGCCAGAACAATTGGACTTGCCCGATGATCTGAACCTCGATcaggatgaagaggatgaaggtGCTGGTGATGAAG GTGAAGGATTGCCTAATCAGCCAGAAGATGTATGTCCAATTGAAGACATGGAAGAAAAGGTGCCAGAGGAGGGCAAAGACAATGGCGATGATAAGGAAGAGAAACAAGGGGAAGAAAAGGACAAGGATGGAGAAGATAACACagaggagagaaaagaggaCAGCGAAGAGCTTGCTGCCAATGAGGAGCCACAAGAGCAGAATACTGTGGATGACCAG GACGAGGGTCAGCAGACAAGTGAAGAAAAGGATGACATCAATGTTGATGAATGTGCAGTTGATGAGTCCcagaaacaacaagaagaagatgaaaataagAAGGGAGAAAATGGCTTTGCCCCACAG GAACAAGATAAAGATCTCACAGGCCCTGAGAACCCTGATGTCCAACAAGATGAGCAAGAGATACCAGAGAGAGCTGAGGAGCATGGGTGGACTAGCCACGACACGGCCTGTGCTATGCAAAGCGAAGCAGCTGAGGATCAGATAGCTGGACAGGAGGAGACACAAGAG AAACAAGGGGTGGGAACAGCAAACCCAAACCAGCAGGAGGGACACCAGGGCTCAGTGTCTGCCACTGCTACTGAAAGTAGAGCATCACAAGAAAATAGACAG GTACAGAGAAAGCCTGGGCAGTCCAAGTCTGACCGTTCACTTGGAAATGCAGATGAACAGTTTCGACGCTTGAAAACAACAGACAAGACCCTTCAGCAGCCTGTG gatgaaaaggatgaaaaagtaAATCAAGCAGATGTATATGAACACATCACAGAGGATGTTGTCCATGCAGATGCACAGACCATTGATGCAGCAACAGCACAGCAGCAGaatcaacagaaaataaacaacaaacttgaGGACGAGGATGAAAGCAATGCCAGTGACACTGACATGCAGgtggaagaaaaggaagaa GACAATTCAGAAGTTCAAGACAAGATTGCAAAGAATCCCAGCAAAAAGCAGCCAAGGGAGGCAAACCAACCAGGCAAAGAAGAGAGCATGGAGGTTGGAAAGATTGAAGTTGCGGGGTCAAAGGTCTTGACACTCGGAGCCGAGCGACCACCAGAATCAACTATCCACACACAACTGGAGCATCTCTCACTTGATATAGGA ggcCAAGGGGTGGATATTGAAAAACTCAGAAACCAGTTGGAAGACAGCATGAGCTTTGTGGCTACATCCAGATGTATCTGA
- the LOC112566939 gene encoding midasin-like, with protein MEELVKSLKQYLESSSMGEYSARLDILMAFHCHLLNTESSEKRDKLLHLLWNIHLFYSQFQDVISSQIAHLRAPIEKELKGFVKIARWSEMNYWALKDSTEKTHRTVHKHTRAFQAILNQPVKGLLGERPSDFLLTSEVEGSGNSYSDRVIHKLFPIDPAVAGGHLFKTAAYLYPAAEACPLSQRASKHWHSILQTSAIFQDVSTLDDLTGDLIDQIQELQKLTVSQSLNKEKQKAEARHINLRKRKALADLFKELEDLGLSYRKGLNKEKTSFVDDALMLPPLDPLASLDKSDPLVCLWEGCNSYFTRCLSRMARFMTALQSSPSKELGPGNLERCRGFIEHLTDIYLRQRVELTDTVNQFIILKKLLKLVTLLQLSNNWLPPQTSAKKWLEEAKGQAISLVQGLMQVSLLLQACPAANDPHLHGPMSPFLTSQLSAAAHMQSGDTLWTYCVDRIKTFLLTAKAEHTKLMVISDNLMVTSTDFDTISNSIEELASIGRGLGEIKDILGCQNENSICEKENCLTSTITFMSFALLRMESNFQVWKSAMRENLTCGASTVQQKPRRHHHI; from the exons ATGGAAGAGCTGGTAAAATCACTCAAACAGTATCTAGAGAGCTCCAGCATGGGGGAGTACTCTGCTCGCCTGGATATTCTAATGGCATTTCATTGTCACCTTCTCAACACAGAGTCTTCAGAGAAACGAG ATAAACTGCTGCATCTGCTGTGGAACATTCACCTGTTTTACTCACAGTTTCAAGATGTCATCAGCTCACAGATTGCACATCTGCGAGCTCCCATTGAAAAAGAATTGAAG GGTTTTGTCAAAATTGCCCGTTGGAGTGAGATGAACTACTGGGCACTGAAAGATTCTACAGAGAAAACCCATAGGACTGTTCACAAACACACGCGAGCTTTCCAG GCTATCCTTAACCAACCAGTGAAAGGCTTGCTGGGAGAAAGGCCTTCTGACTTTTTGCTGACCTCTGAGGTGGAGGGGTCAGGGAATAGCTACAGTGACCGTGTAATCCA CAAACTTTTCCCAATTGACCCAGCTGTCG CTGGTGGACACCTTTTTAAGACAGCTGCCTACTTGTACCCTGCAGCAGAAGCTTGCCCCTTGAGCCAACGTGCATCCAAACATTGGCATTCCATATTGCAAACCTCAGCCATTTTTCAGGATGTTTCCACTCTTGATGATCTGACAG GTGATTTGATAGATCAGATTCAGGAACTACAGAAGCTAACTGTTTCACAG AGCTTAAACAAAGAGAAGCAGAAAGCAGAGGCACGGCACATCAACTTACGGAAGCGCAAGGCACTCGCTGATCTTTTCAAAGAGTTGGAAGACTTAG GTTTATCCTATAGAAAGGgactgaataaagaaaagaccAGCTTTGTGGATGATGCTTTGATGTTACCACCGTTGGATCCTTTAGCTTCTCTGGATAAGAG TGACCCACTTGTCTGCCTATGGGAGGGATGCAACTCATACTTCACACGTTGTCTGTCTCGCATGGCACGATTCATGACAGCTTTGCAGTCTTCTCCTTCAAAg gAACTAGGGCCAGGTAACTTAGAGCGCTGTCGTGGATTCATTGAACACCTAACAGATATCTACCTGAGACAGCGTGTGGAACTGACAGATACTGTTAACCAATTTATTATTCTGAA GAAGCTGCTGAAATTAGTGACTTTGCTGCAGCTTTCTAACAATTGGCTGCCTCCCCAGACATCTGCCAAAAAATGGCTG gAAGAGGCAAAAGGGCAGGCCATCAGCCTTGTTCAGGGTCTAATGCAGGTTTCCCTGCTGTTGCAAGCCTGTCCAGCAGCAAATGACCCACATCTGCATGGTCCGATGTCTCCTTTCTTGACCAGCCAGTTGTCAGCAGCTGCCCACATGCAGTCAGGGGACACGCTCTGGACATACTGTGTTGACAGAATAAAG ACCTTCCTGTTAACAGCAAAAGCAGAGCACACCAAGCTTATGGTCATCTCTGACAACCTCATGGTCACAAG CACTGACTTTGATACCATCTCAAATAGTATTGAGGAGCTTGCATCAATTGGACGAGGGTTGGGGGAAATAAAAGACATTCTTGGTTGTCAGAATGAGAACAGCAtttgtgagaaagaaaactgtttgaCCTCAACCATCACATTCATGTCATTTGCCTTACTTCGGATGGAGAGCAACTTCCAGGTCTGGAAATCAGCCATGAGGGAAAATCTTACCTGTGGAGCAAGCACTGTACAGCAGAAACCTAGACGACATCATCACATATGA
- the LOC112566937 gene encoding midasin-like codes for MADLSLQVAAAAEAWQKYEMLTASLSQDLCEQLRLVLEPSQATKLRGDYRTGKRLNMRKVIPYIASQFRKDKIWLRRTKPSKRQYQIMLAIDDSSSMGFNHSKQLAFESLVLTANALTLLETGELWCRLLGKCTISRACCQLQLFCFCSFGDTVKLLHPFSATFSNQAGANILQQFTFEQKKTRYTQLLQQATAVMVESRNRQHGTSGRPETAQLLLIISDGQGVFSEGTDSIKKAVRQACEANVFLVFIVLDEPKNKVSVLDTKISQFQADGKPPVVLSYMEEFPFPFYVILRDINSLPQILSDALRQWFELVSASGH; via the exons ATGGCTGATCTGTCACTACaggttgctgcagcagcagagGCCTGGCAAAAATATGAGATGCTGACAGCAAGCTTGTCACAAGACCTGTGTGAACAGCTTAGGCTGGTGCTGGAACCATCACAGGCCACAAAATTGAG GGGAGACTACAGAACTGGCAAACGACTGAACATGCGCAAGGTTATCCCTTACATTGCCTCCCAGTTCCGCAAAGATAAAATCTGGCTGCGTCGCACAAAGCCCAGCAAGCGGCAATACCAGATCATGCTGGCCATTGATGATTCATCAAGCATGGGTTTCAACCATTCCAAGCAG TTGGCATTTGAATCCCTTGTACTAACAGCCAATGCACTGACACTGCTAGAAACAGGAGAGCTGTGGTGCAG GTTGTTAGGGA AGTGTACAATTTCACGAGCTTGTTGCCAGCTACAACTCTTTTGTTTCTGCAGTTTTGGGGACACAGTGAAGCTTCTGCATCCATTCTCAGCGACATTTTCCAACCAAGCAGGAGCCAACATTCTTCAGCAGTTTACGTTTGAACAAAAGAAGACTCGCTACACTCAG CTTCTACAGCAAGCAACAGCGGTGATGGTGGAATCACGTAACAGACAGCATGGGACATCTGGACGGCCAGAAACAGCTCAGTTGCTGCTGATCATTTCTGACGGACAAGGCGTGTTTAGCGAAGGAACAGATTCCATCAAGAAAGCTGTGCGACAAGCATGTGAAGCAAATGTGTTtctggtttttattgttttggatGAACCTAAAAACAAG GTCTCAGTATTGGACACCAAGATTTCACAGTTTCAAGCTGATGGCAAG CCACCAGTAGTCCTATCATACATGGAAGAATTTCCTTTTCCATTCTACGTCATTCTACGTGACATAAACTCCCTGCCCCAGATACTCAGTGATGCTTTGCGTCAGTGGTTTGAATTGGTTTCAGCATCTGGACATTAA